The following coding sequences are from one Hippopotamus amphibius kiboko isolate mHipAmp2 chromosome 9, mHipAmp2.hap2, whole genome shotgun sequence window:
- the IGSF6 gene encoding immunoglobulin superfamily member 6: METGNRRRIVLGLELNLILLYIAAAGKCAVSVVQPPYLEVDYTQNAVTMQCSFSTRECPTEQPKSLWFRYGAHQSENLCLDGCQSETDKFTLANLAPNQVSLTVNRPTFNDSAIYICGITVASSKESTARRTGGGTMLVVRDTKILSRKLQGLLIALSVLLSVYIAGTLVVLIILTKSKNNTLREKKTEDSQKKKSARRIFQEIAQELYNRRHVETSQQPQEKDNTYENRRALSNYERP, translated from the exons atggagACAGGGAACAGACGCAGGATCGTTCTCGGTCTGGAACTCAACCTGATTCTACTTTACATCG CTGCCGCGGGCAAATGTGCCGTCTCGGTGGTTCAACCACCTTACCTCGAAGTGGACTACACTCAAAACGCTGTGACCATGCAGTGCTCCTTCTCCACAAGGGAGTGCCCCACAGAGCAACCAAAAAGCCTGTGGTTTCGCTATGGCGCTCACCAGTCTGAGAACCTGTGCTTGGATGGATGCCAAAGTGAGACAGACAAATTTACGCTTGCGAATCTGGCCCCAAACCAAGTTTCCCTTACTGTGAACAGGCCGACTTTCAATGACAGTGCAATCTACATCTGTGGAATAACCGTGGCCAGCTCAAAGGAATCGACTGCTAGGCGAACGGGAGGAGGGACCATGCTGGTGGTCAGAG ACACGAAGATTCTGAGCAGGAAGCTGCAGGGTCTCCTGATAGCCCTCTCAGTACTGCTCTCTGTCTACATTGCTGGTACACTCGTGGTCCTCATCATCCTCACCAAA TCAAAAAATAACACTCTacgagagaaaaaaacagaagattcACAAAAG aaaaagagCGCTCGGCGTATTTTTCAAGAAATTGCTCAAGAGCTATATAATAGGAGACACGTGGAAACAAGCCAACAACct CAGGAGAAAGACAACACTTATGAAAACAGAAGAGCACTTTCTAACTATGAAAGACCATAG